The following nucleotide sequence is from Phycisphaera sp..
AACCAAACCCGATGGCCGACAAGGACCCATCGAACAGCAGCTCGAGGATGGAGACACCCTGCTCACGCCAACGCCCGGCGGATAGCTGTCGCGATCATGCGTTCGAGTAGGTCGCGGCCCGTTCGCGTCCACGCGTCCCAAACCACAGCAGATGGTGAGGCAGCGTCGCGAACACGCAGAACAGGATGAACGACACCGCCAGTGCGGGCACCCAGCCCAGCTCGCCGAAGGGCACCGCCAGCGCCACGATGATCACGATCGACGGCAGCAGCAGCGGTACCGACAGCCGGTGAGCTCGGATCACAGCGCGGACGGGGCCGTCGCCACGATCGCCAACACGCAGGCAGTGCAGCATCGCGTGCACGCACATGAAGTAGACGCCGATGGCAAGCAACGGCGGCAGCACGGCCGACGCGAGCAGCGCCACGGCAGGGATGACCACCGACTCAACCGCGGCCCCATGCGCACCGCGCTGCCAGAGCCGAACCGCGGCCGGCACGATCACACCCAGCCCCGCGATCACCAGCGCCCCGCCGGCGACCGACATCGCCTGCGCCTGCAGCGACGCATCGGCCCCGAGCACCGCCGCCATCTCAACGAACGGGGCCCAGCTTGCCACGGGCTGGAACAGGAACGGCGCCGCGATCACCACCGCGCCGTGGGCGTACCCGGGCAGACGATCCAGCAGCGTTGGAGTGGTGCCGCTCCCGATCGCCCCGCGCGTGTGCACGCTGTCGGAGCGGCCAAAGTGCACCATAGTCAGCAGCAGGAAGGCCACCAGCGTGAACGCCGGTGCCGCAAAGAACGCCATCGTGCTCAAGAGCATGACGGCCGTGTACAGCAAGAACCGCATGAGCGTCCCGCGGAAGGAGCCCGACCGACGGGCCAGTTCCGCGAGGTCGTAGGCGCCATGCGGCATGCCGACGACGAAGAGTGCGACGACCCAGATCCACGCACCGGGCAGCGCGCTCCCCGCCACGCTACCCGGGGTGGATACGGATGTCGACAGACCACCGCTCGCGACCGCGCCCTGCACCACCCACAGCGTGAGCGCACACGACGCATACAGAAGAACACCCCGACCCAGCGACGCGTCCGACAGGCGCAGCGAGGGGGACGCTGCCGCCGGGGTGTGGACACGTGGCTGGGTCAGGGCTTGGATCACAAGGTACCTTCTACGAAGACAAGATACTCAAACGCATCGCCCGCACGGGCGAGCGCCGACGGCAGACCGTTCACGCACCGTGATCATCCGACTCGGCAAGGACCTTCACGCCCTGGTAGCACACCAGGCCGAAGAAGACCTTGTTGATCACGTCCGCGACGTTGTAGCAGATCTCGCGGATCGACTCGCCCTGTGGGCCCATCAGGGCCATCAGGAAGCCGACGGGGTAGATGGTCCAGCCGACGAGGATGAACAGCCGCAGGATCTTCAGCGACTTCTGGATGCTCGGCGGCGAGTTTGCCATCTCACCGGACACCTTGGTGAACAGCACGAAGACGATGTACAGCCACGCAGCGCACGAGATGAGGTAGTTGATCCACCACGCACCGCTGCCAGTCGCCGACTCCTCGGCGATCCAGGCGAAGACGAGCATGACGATGCTAGCGCCAACCAGCGTCGCGAACAGATTGCCGCCGCGGCCCTTGAGCCTGAGCAACAGCGGGATCTCCAGCACGAGCAGGGGTACGGTGATCAACCAGTCGATGTAGCGGTAGGCCGTGGGGAACTTGCCGATCTCAGCGCCCTCGATCCGCGTGCCGTCGGCGTCAAACAATAAGGCAACCTGCTCGATATAGATGCCCGACATGCGGAAGTAGTGGAAGCAGGCCACCGCACAGATGATGCCCGCAACAATCATGACAGAGCGGTATGCCTTGGGCACGCTGCCGGCCATGAGCCAGAAGTACGCGGTACCGGCACCCATGGCGACGGTGCCGATCCAGAACAGATACATCGTGATGCCCTCGACCGACAGCCCCGCATTCAGGGCCATCGATGTCTCGGACGCGGCCAACATCGTGTGCATGACGCAACTCCCGTAGAACTGTGAACGCCCCGCACAGCGCGGGTACCCGCATAAAAGGGAAACCGCCACAACGACAGTCACGACCTACGCGAAATTACAGCACAACCCACACCTCGGCGCAGGCTGTGTCCATCGCGACATGCCCACGCCCGCGGCGACACTCCCTTGCGGGTTGTGTGGTATTCAGACGCCGTTTGCCGAGCGCATAGATGCGAAGAACCCGCGGTGTACGACGATGCGAACGGAATGTGTGACGCCCCGCGAGGGATGAGACGGATGATCTTGCGTTTTACCCCTATGAACGAAATATCGTGTCGCGAAACACGATTCGTCGCGGCTTCAGGCGTCCGAGAGCCCACTCGATTCGTATGCTGCGCGCCCCAACCCACCCCCTGGCCGCGCAAGAATCGAATCCGAAGCGCGCCCAAAAAACCCGGACTCTCGCCCGGGCCCTCTGCATTCAGATGGCGCTCTCAACCTGTCACAAGCCTCAGCTCGTCGCCCACTTGATCAGCACATCCGCAACCTCGGGCCGGCTGAACTCCTTCGGCGGACGCTCGCCATTGGCCAGCATGTCGCGGACCTTGGTGCCGCTGAGGAAGACCTGGTCGCCCTCGATCTTGGGGAAGGTCTTGCCGCTGACCATGCCCTGGGCCTTGTGGCTCCACGCGGCGTGCTCGAACTTCAGCGGCGTGATCTTCAGGTCGCCCTCGGCGCCGGTCGTGACTTCATCCACCTTGGTCTGCGCGTCGTAGGTGCCGTAGTAGCTGCCCACGCCCGCGTGATCGCGACCAACGATGAAGTGCGAGCAGCCGTAGTTCTGGCGGACGATGGCGTGCAGGATGGCCTCACGCGGGCCGGCGTACCGCATCGCGGCGGGCATTACCGTGATCATCGTGCGGTCCTTGTTGAAGTACTCGTCAACCAAGACCTCGTAGCAGTCCATGCGCACGTCGGCGGGGATGTCGCCGGGCTTGGTCTCGCCCACCAGCGGGTGGATGAGCAGGCCGTCGGTGATCTCCTGGGCGCACTTGCACAGGTACTCGTGGGCGCGGTGGATGGGGTTACGCGTCTGGAAGGCGCTAACGGTGGTCCAGCCCTTCTTCTCGAACGCCTCACGCGTCTGGGCGGGCGTCAGCCGCTTGTCCAGGAACGCCTCGGGACCATCGGGATCGACGCAAGCGGTCACGACCTCGATCGGGCCGGCCAGGCAGGTGTCGCCCTCGGCCTTCACGGCCTCAGCGCCGGGGTGCTTGCCGTCGTCGTCGCTGGGGCTGTTGAAGAAGATGGTCGATTCGGCCTCGCGGTCGTGCGGGAAGACCTCCTCGACAGTCATCACGGCTTGGAGCGTGCCGTTGGGGGCGTGCAGCGCAACGCGCTCGCCCTCCTTGGGAGCCTTCGTGGCGTCAACGCTCAGCGTGATGGGGATGGGCCAGCGGCTGCCATTGCTCAGGCGCATGTCCTCGATGACGCCCTTGACGTCGGCCGAGCCCATGAAGCCGTCCAGCGGGCTGAACGCGCCCATGCCGATCATCTCGACGTCGCACGACTGCTTCATCGAGAGGTCGACGCGGGTGAGCCCCGCGGCCTCCTTGATCAACTCGTCCTTCCGGGCTCCGGTGGCCACCTGGTCGACCAAGGTACCGCCGTGGGCCTCGATCAGGGACTTCTTTTGGGTCATCGTCGCGGGCATCGCATCCTCCTGTTGCCCGGGGCGCGGAATCGGCCAATCCGGGGGAAGGGGACGTTATGACAGATGTTGGATGGGAGCAACCTTTTTGGGGGTTTGGCCGGGGATATCTCAGCGATTTTGTGCGCGCTGGAGCGCTTTCTCGCGGGCAAACCGGATGGCGGCCTCGTGCCCGTCGACCATCCCGGCAATCGTGTACCGCTCCAGCACCGTCTGCCGGCCCGACTCGCCCAGCCGCCGGGCCAGAGCCTCGTCGTCCACCAGCCGGGCGATCGCCTCGGCCAGCGAGCCCGGCTCGCCCGGGTCGACCAGCAGCCCGTTCTCCCCGTGCACGATCGACTGCGCCTCGGGCGGGTGCGACCACATGTCCTGGTTGGTCACCACGGGCAAGCCATACCCAAACGCGTGCAGCACGCTCAGGCCGATGAATCTGGGATAGCAGAACACCCGCGACGACAGGAACCACGGCGCCAGCTCCTCCTGGCCGTACACCGCCCCGGGCATGCGCACCCGGTCGGCGATGCCCAGGCGTTGGGCCAGCGCCTCCAGGTTCTCACGCTCGGCCCCGTCGCCCACGATGGCCACGATCAGGTCCGGATGGCTGTCCTTCAATCTCGCCGCCGCGTGCAGCAGCAGGTCCATCCGGTTCTGGGCGTACAGCCGAGACACGAACAGCACCACCGGCCCGTCCAGCTTCTGCTCGGCACGGAACCGCGCCAGCCCTTCGGGGTCGGCCAGCCATCGCTCGCGGGCACGCTGGATGGGCTCCTGATCCAGGCTGTTGAGCGCCACGAACAGCCGCTTGGGATCCATGCCCTCGTCGATCAACCGCTCGCGGGCCTCGTGGTTGTACAGCAGCACCGCGTCGGCCTGCCGCCCAAACCAGTTGCGCAGCCGGCGAGACCACCCCGTCTCGCGCACCGAGTACCCGTGCCCCCACAGCACGACGCCCACCCCGTTGCGCTTCGCACGCCGCATCGCGGGGATCAGGCTCAGCACGCCCGAGTTGTGCTCGAACACCGCAACGTCCGCACGCGCCGGATCCGCGGCTTCGAACTGCGCCGGCACCCACCGCACCTCACGCGGGCGGCGCAACAGCCGACGCATCGCCACCGGCCGAGCCGTGAACCCCTGCGCCTCGACGTTGGGCAGCTTGGCCTGCTCGTAATACAGCACCTCCACCGAGAGGCCCGGCCGGCGGGCCAGCTCCGCGAACACCGGCACCCGATACGCCGGGAGCGCCGGCTGCTGGATGCACACCCTGATCGGGGTGGGCGGGCCGGATCGGGCGTTCGGGCTGTCAGCACTCGCGGTCATGGCGGTCAGCCTATCGGTTTGCTGGCCGCTGCCCGTCTACGATCCCCTCCCCACGAAGCAAATACCGGGCTTTACGGGCGATCATAACCCGAACAGGAGGCGGAATGACCCAGACAGAACAGGTCAAGGCGACCAACATCCACTGGCACGAGGGCGACCTCGCCCGCGACGAACGCTGGAACGCACTCAAGGCCAAGGGCGCCACCGTCTGGTTCACCGGCCTCAGCGGCTCGGGCAAGAGCACCATCGCCAGCGCCGTCGAGCAGGTCCTGGTCAAGAAGGGCGTCAACAGCTACCGCCTGGACGGCGACAACGTCCGCCACGGCCTGAACAAGAACCTGGGCTTCAGCGCCGAGGACCGCACCGAGAACATCCGCCGCATCGGCGAGGTCAGCAAGCTCTTCGCCGACGCCGGCGTCGTCAGCCTGACCAGCTTCATCAGCCCCTACGTGAAGGACCGCGACCTCTGCCGCACCATGCACGACGAGTCGAAGCTCCCCTTCATCGAGGTCTTCGTCGACACGCCCCTCGAAGAGTGCGAGAAGCGCGACCCCAAGGGCCTCTACAAGAAGGCCCGCGCGGGCGAGATCAAGGGCTTCACCGGCATCGACGACCCCTACGAGGCCCCGCCCAAGGCCGAGCTGGTCCTCAAGACCGAGGGCCGCTCGATCGACGAATGCGTGCAGGAAGTGCTGAGCTTCCTGGAGAGCAAGGGGATCGTTCAGGGCTAAGCCCCGCTCACCCCCGCGAACTGCGACAGGCATCGCCCGACACGTTCGAGCGATGCCTGTTTTCCAATCAGCTCCAGCGTCTGCCCAAGCCCCGGGCTCACCGTCCCGCCCGTCATCGCCACGCGCAGCGGCTGGGCCGCCTTGCCCATGCCCAGGCCCTTGCCCTCGCACCATTGCTTGATGGCCGCCTCGATCGCCTCGGCCTCGAACGGCTCGACGCCCTCCAGCACCGGCCCCAGTTCGCGCAGCACCGCCAGCCCCTCGCCGTCGTTCTTCAGCAAGACCTTGTTGACGGCCTTCTCGTCGTACCCGAAGTCGTCCCGCAGCGCGAACGCCACCACGCCCGCCGCCTCCCGCAGCACGCGGGTGCGCTGCCGCGCCGCGGCCGCCGCCATGGGCAGCTTGTCGCCCAGCGCCTCCAGCGTCGCCCGGTCGTACCGCTCAAGCCACGCCCGCCAGACTCCGGCGAACCGCTCGTCACTCATCCGGTTCTGGATCTCGTCGGCGTTGAACGCCATGAGCTTCTCGCGGTCGAACTTGCTCGCACTCTTGCCGATGCGATCCAGGCCGAACTTCTCGACGAGGTACCCCATCGTGAAGTGCTCAACGTCCGTGCCGTCCTCGTTCTTCTCGCCTGGGTTCCAGCCCAGCAGCGCCAGGTAGTTGCACAGCACGTGCGGCAGGTACCCACTCCGCCGAAAATCCTCAACATCAATCTCGGGCGGCGTGAAGCCAATCGCACCCGCCAGTTGCATCAAATCATCGGTCGGCAGCTGCGCCCGCTTGTCGCCCAGCCACGCCTTGAAGCTCGCATTGTCGATCGTGCCCTCGGGTGCGCCATCGACCTTCTGCTCCTTGCAAAACGCCCGCACCGCCTTGTCCTTGTCCCGCTTGCTCATCTTGCTGTTGTCGGGATTGAAGATCAGCGGCAGGTGCGCGTATACCGGCGTGCGATAGCCCAGCGCCTGCTGCAACGCCACGTGCCGGGGCGTGTTCTGCAAGTGCTCCTGCCCCCGCAGGATGTGGCTCACGCCCATCGCCTCGTCGTCGACCACCACCGCGAAGTGGTACGTCGGGAAGCCGTCGGCCTTGCGGATCACGAAGTCGTCCAATTCGCCCGCCGCGAAGCGGACCTCGCCCAGCACCGAGTCGGCCACCACCACGTCGTGGTCGGGCGCCTTGAACCGCACGACGTGTGGCTCCCCCGCCATCATCCGGCTCATCCGCTCGGCCTCGGGTATCTCCAGGGCCGCCCGGTCGTAGCGATACGTCTCGTTGGCATCCTGGGCCGCCTTGCGCTTGGCGTCCAGCTCGTCGGCCGTCTCGAAGGCCGGGTACGCCCGCCCACTCTCGAGCAACTCGGCCAGGGCCGCGTTGTACTGTTCCACCCGCTCGGCCTGGAAGAACGGCCCCACGCCCCGAGGATCACCACCCAAGCCGTCGAGCGCTGGCCCCTCCTGCCACTCGATGCCCAGCCACGCCAGATCCTCCAGGATACCCACGACGGCTGCCTCGCTCGACCGCTTCTGATCGGTGTCCTCGACGCGCAGCAGGAACGTGCCGTCGTGGCCCTTGGCGAAGGCCCAACAGAACAACGCGGTTCGCGCTCCCCCCACGTGCAGGTGGCCCGTGGGCGAGGGTGCGAACCGCGTGATGGTGTGCTCCGCGGGCGTCGGCTGGCTATAGGTGTCGCTCATCGTGACCGATGCTAGCGACGAGCCGGGGTTCTCAGCAGCCGGCGATGAACAGGTTCTGGAACTCGAGGAAGTCGAAGATGTCCAGCGCCCCGTCGCCCGTCAGGTCGGCCGACATGTCGCCCGAGCCGAACGCGGTCTGGAACGCCAGGAAGTCGAACAGCGTCAACTCACCATCGCCGTCGAAGTCGGCCACGCAGGATGGTTCAAGACCCAACGCACCCTCGGCGTTCACGAGGCCGTGCCCAAAATCGCTGTCCCACCCGGGGCTACCCAGGTCGATCGCGGTATCGATCATCCGCTGGCGAACCTCGTCGTTGATGCGGCCGTTGCCGTTGGCGTCCTCGATGCCCGCCCCGATGATGAGGGCCGCCACGCCCACGGCGTGGGGTGTAGCCATCGAGGTCCCATCGAAAAAGTCGTAGCTCGTGTCCGAACCCGAAACCGTCGAGTACACACCCACGCCAGGCCCGACGAGCTCGAGTGCCGAGCCGCCCTGCGAGAAGCTCGCCCGGCGATCCCGATCATCGATGGCACCGACCGCGATCACGTTGTCGTACCGAGCCGGAACACCGATGGGGGCCCCACCGCCGTTGCCCGAAGCCGCAAAGTGGATGATACCGGCATCCCAGGTGTTGTCGTAGGCCTGCTGGAGCAGCGATGAATCACCAACCGAAAAGCTGCTGTTGGTCACCTGGATGCCGTTATCGAGGGCCCACTGCAAGGCGTTGATGACACCCGAAGACGACGGGAAGAACGTGCCGATCTTCAGCATGTACAGATCGGCCTCAGGCGCGACACCGATGATGTCCGAGCCATTGGCGACCGCCGCGACGGTACCGCACACGTGCGTGCCGTGACTGAACGGATCGCTGAAGTCCGCACTCATCGTCTCGAAATCAAAGCCGAACACAAAGTTGTCGGCGATGTCCTCGTGCGTGTGGCGCAATCCCGAGTCCATCACGCCGACGGCCACCCCCGTGCCAGTCTGGCCTGCGGAGTGTGTGGTCTGGCCACCAATGCGCACGACACCCCACACGTCGTCGTACTCATCCGTCCACTCGCCGGTGTGGTTGAGTTGGACACCCACAACGCGCCGGCTCAGAGCATGCAGGTCCACGTCTGCCCCGAACGGCAGGCTCGCATGCATGCCCGGGGCCA
It contains:
- the sat gene encoding sulfate adenylyltransferase, giving the protein MPATMTQKKSLIEAHGGTLVDQVATGARKDELIKEAAGLTRVDLSMKQSCDVEMIGMGAFSPLDGFMGSADVKGVIEDMRLSNGSRWPIPITLSVDATKAPKEGERVALHAPNGTLQAVMTVEEVFPHDREAESTIFFNSPSDDDGKHPGAEAVKAEGDTCLAGPIEVVTACVDPDGPEAFLDKRLTPAQTREAFEKKGWTTVSAFQTRNPIHRAHEYLCKCAQEITDGLLIHPLVGETKPGDIPADVRMDCYEVLVDEYFNKDRTMITVMPAAMRYAGPREAILHAIVRQNYGCSHFIVGRDHAGVGSYYGTYDAQTKVDEVTTGAEGDLKITPLKFEHAAWSHKAQGMVSGKTFPKIEGDQVFLSGTKVRDMLANGERPPKEFSRPEVADVLIKWATS
- a CDS encoding S8 family serine peptidase — protein: MNRTPLAATAAVLSVCGMVCSIGQADETVTPMADVLIEFASNPTPADVAAVESVGGVVHQVWTVAPGMHASLPFGADVDLHALSRRVVGVQLNHTGEWTDEYDDVWGVVRIGGQTTHSAGQTGTGVAVGVMDSGLRHTHEDIADNFVFGFDFETMSADFSDPFSHGTHVCGTVAAVANGSDIIGVAPEADLYMLKIGTFFPSSSGVINALQWALDNGIQVTNSSFSVGDSSLLQQAYDNTWDAGIIHFAASGNGGGAPIGVPARYDNVIAVGAIDDRDRRASFSQGGSALELVGPGVGVYSTVSGSDTSYDFFDGTSMATPHAVGVAALIIGAGIEDANGNGRINDEVRQRMIDTAIDLGSPGWDSDFGHGLVNAEGALGLEPSCVADFDGDGELTLFDFLAFQTAFGSGDMSADLTGDGALDIFDFLEFQNLFIAGC
- a CDS encoding Brp/Blh family beta-carotene 15,15'-dioxygenase; translated protein: MIQALTQPRVHTPAAASPSLRLSDASLGRGVLLYASCALTLWVVQGAVASGGLSTSVSTPGSVAGSALPGAWIWVVALFVVGMPHGAYDLAELARRSGSFRGTLMRFLLYTAVMLLSTMAFFAAPAFTLVAFLLLTMVHFGRSDSVHTRGAIGSGTTPTLLDRLPGYAHGAVVIAAPFLFQPVASWAPFVEMAAVLGADASLQAQAMSVAGGALVIAGLGVIVPAAVRLWQRGAHGAAVESVVIPAVALLASAVLPPLLAIGVYFMCVHAMLHCLRVGDRGDGPVRAVIRAHRLSVPLLLPSIVIIVALAVPFGELGWVPALAVSFILFCVFATLPHHLLWFGTRGRERAATYSNA
- the gltX gene encoding glutamate--tRNA ligase; translated protein: MSDTYSQPTPAEHTITRFAPSPTGHLHVGGARTALFCWAFAKGHDGTFLLRVEDTDQKRSSEAAVVGILEDLAWLGIEWQEGPALDGLGGDPRGVGPFFQAERVEQYNAALAELLESGRAYPAFETADELDAKRKAAQDANETYRYDRAALEIPEAERMSRMMAGEPHVVRFKAPDHDVVVADSVLGEVRFAAGELDDFVIRKADGFPTYHFAVVVDDEAMGVSHILRGQEHLQNTPRHVALQQALGYRTPVYAHLPLIFNPDNSKMSKRDKDKAVRAFCKEQKVDGAPEGTIDNASFKAWLGDKRAQLPTDDLMQLAGAIGFTPPEIDVEDFRRSGYLPHVLCNYLALLGWNPGEKNEDGTDVEHFTMGYLVEKFGLDRIGKSASKFDREKLMAFNADEIQNRMSDERFAGVWRAWLERYDRATLEALGDKLPMAAAAARQRTRVLREAAGVVAFALRDDFGYDEKAVNKVLLKNDGEGLAVLRELGPVLEGVEPFEAEAIEAAIKQWCEGKGLGMGKAAQPLRVAMTGGTVSPGLGQTLELIGKQASLERVGRCLSQFAGVSGA
- the cysC gene encoding adenylyl-sulfate kinase; the protein is MTQTEQVKATNIHWHEGDLARDERWNALKAKGATVWFTGLSGSGKSTIASAVEQVLVKKGVNSYRLDGDNVRHGLNKNLGFSAEDRTENIRRIGEVSKLFADAGVVSLTSFISPYVKDRDLCRTMHDESKLPFIEVFVDTPLEECEKRDPKGLYKKARAGEIKGFTGIDDPYEAPPKAELVLKTEGRSIDECVQEVLSFLESKGIVQG
- a CDS encoding bacteriorhodopsin-like gives rise to the protein MHTMLAASETSMALNAGLSVEGITMYLFWIGTVAMGAGTAYFWLMAGSVPKAYRSVMIVAGIICAVACFHYFRMSGIYIEQVALLFDADGTRIEGAEIGKFPTAYRYIDWLITVPLLVLEIPLLLRLKGRGGNLFATLVGASIVMLVFAWIAEESATGSGAWWINYLISCAAWLYIVFVLFTKVSGEMANSPPSIQKSLKILRLFILVGWTIYPVGFLMALMGPQGESIREICYNVADVINKVFFGLVCYQGVKVLAESDDHGA
- a CDS encoding glycosyltransferase family 4 protein, which translates into the protein MTASADSPNARSGPPTPIRVCIQQPALPAYRVPVFAELARRPGLSVEVLYYEQAKLPNVEAQGFTARPVAMRRLLRRPREVRWVPAQFEAADPARADVAVFEHNSGVLSLIPAMRRAKRNGVGVVLWGHGYSVRETGWSRRLRNWFGRQADAVLLYNHEARERLIDEGMDPKRLFVALNSLDQEPIQRARERWLADPEGLARFRAEQKLDGPVVLFVSRLYAQNRMDLLLHAAARLKDSHPDLIVAIVGDGAERENLEALAQRLGIADRVRMPGAVYGQEELAPWFLSSRVFCYPRFIGLSVLHAFGYGLPVVTNQDMWSHPPEAQSIVHGENGLLVDPGEPGSLAEAIARLVDDEALARRLGESGRQTVLERYTIAGMVDGHEAAIRFAREKALQRAQNR